One Temnothorax longispinosus isolate EJ_2023e chromosome 8, Tlon_JGU_v1, whole genome shotgun sequence genomic region harbors:
- the LOC139818269 gene encoding uncharacterized protein translates to MANILNIEGEPIFDDSVVKIETHTYNPYANTTFGHNDEIRIPIQQQDLYTLPCESFLYVEGRLVIKRRNDNESQATLVNNCAAFMFDEIRYELNGVEIDRNRNVGITSTIKNYVSLSYNDSQLMRNAGWDVTSSIPEGYFNFCVPLKLLLGFCEDYKRVVVNARHELILIRARSDNNCIIGDPATEPEIELFKVQWRMPHVTLNEVNKLSLLRALGSGRYLSVSFRSWDLYEYPLLQSTTKHSWAVKTATQLEKPRYVIFALQTGRKNIMSQNVSVFDDCNLTNVKLYLNSEFYPYDDLNLDFTKNRYGLLFDMYARFRKTYYGYDSSDTLCSLYTFLMEGPFVVIDCSRQNESVKSATVDVRIEFDCKENVPANTTAYCLILHDRVIEYCPLSNVVRKLM, encoded by the coding sequence ATGGCTAATATCTTAAACATTGAAGGTGAACCAATCTTTGACGATAGCGTCGTCAAGATTGAAACTCACACGTACAATCCGTACGCCAATACGACGTTTGGACACAACGATGAGATAAGAATACCCATACAACAGCAAGATTTATACACGTTGCCGTGTGAAAGCTTTCTTTACGTCGAAGGACGATTGGTAATAAAGAGAAGGAATGACAATGAGTCTCAGGCAACGCTTGTAAATAATTGTGCAGCATTCATGTTCGATGAGATTCGATACGAGCTCAACGGTGTGGAGATTGATCGCAACAGAAACGTTGGAATAACCAGTACCATCAAGAACTACGTATCGCTATCGTATAATGATTCTCAACTCATGCGGAATGCTGGCTGGGACGTTACATCGAGCATACCGGAAggatatttcaacttttgcgtACCACTCAAGTTGTTGCTGGGCttttgcgaggattacaaacgcgtcGTTGTTAATGCTcgtcacgaattaattttgatacgtGCGCGTAGCGACAACAATTGCATTATAGGAGATCCGGCGACGGAGCCGGAAATCGAACTGTTTAAAGTACAgtggcgaatgcctcacgtTACGTTAAACGAGGTTAATAAACTATCCTTGTTACGGGCCTTGGGGAGCGGGCGATATCTTAGTGTCAGTTTTcgttcgtgggatctgtacgaGTATCCACTCTTGCAGAGCACGACCAAGCATTCGTGGGCTGTCAAGACTGCGACTCAGTTAGAAAAGCCGCGATACGTTATTTTTGCGCTGCAGACCGGCCGCAAGAACATCATGTCTCAAAATGTTAGCGTATTCGATGACTGTAATTTGACCAATGTCAAACTTTATCTAAACTCCGAATTTTATCCGTACGATGACTTGAACTTAGATTTTACTAAAAATCGATACGGCCTTCTTTTTGATATGTACGCGCGTTTTCGTAAAACTTATTACGGATACGATTCCAGTGATACGCTTTGCAGCTTGTATACATTCCTGATGGAAGGACCTTTTGTTGTCATCGATTGCTCGCGACAAAACGAGTCTGTCAAAagcgccaccgtggatgtgcgaatagaatttgactgtaaagaaaatgtaccTGCAAATACTACCGCCTATTGTCTCATCTTGCATGATCGCGTAATCGAATACTGCCCGCTGTCTAATGTAGTGCGCAAACTCATGTAA